The following are from one region of the Silene latifolia isolate original U9 population chromosome 9, ASM4854445v1, whole genome shotgun sequence genome:
- the LOC141600245 gene encoding uncharacterized protein LOC141600245: MAGTLIGPPERRPKIPKSAILTTDPFLNTILTNFNSTQLDDPFNLRVGFTENSGDTYLETGNPCLDLFFDVVPGTRSHVITQKLDAAWDHDSLTTLKLICNLRGVRGSGKSDKSGFYTSAIWLHGRHPKTLACNLATFAEFGYFKDFPEILFRILGLTHPAKMTPVKQFGRPRGPFAVKKGKGKVKKGKKGKKSQAMKEFKIREAADKQAVEKEAAAELRHKKQADMAKAVILKFKHDPDFRYLHERVSDFFAGRLKEDLVALNAGDLRKISLAAKWCPSLDSSLDRATLLCEAIAKKLFPKEEYDGVEDVHYAYRVRERLRKEVLVPLRKALELPEIFMGAKKWDQIPYNRVASVAMSNYKEFFLKHDEERFNGYLELVKSGKAKIAAGALLPHEIVGAALKGGDDGGAVAELQWKRMVEDLLKEGNGSKIGNCIGICDVSSSMEGTPMEVCVSLGILLSELSEEPWKGKVITFSENPQLHMIQGDDLYSKANFIRKMKWGMNTNFLRVLELILYVAVHAKLKPEEMVKRVFVFSDMEFDKAVTTTRRWETDYMAIVRKFEESGFKDAVPEIVFWNLRDSKSTPVTKKQKGVALVSGFSKNAMKLFMQGKQGDPQAVMDDALSGKEYDNLVVLD, encoded by the coding sequence ATGGCAGGAACCCTAATTGGACCCCCAGAACGCCGtcccaaaatccccaaatcagCCATCTTAACCACCGATCCTTTCCTAAACACCATCCTCACCAACTTCAACTCCACCCAACTCGACGACCCGTTTAACCTCCGTGTCGGCTTTACCGAAAACTCCGGCGACACTTATCTTGAAACGGGTAACCCTTGTTTAGATCTCTTCTTTGATGTTGTACCCGGTACCCGATCTCATGTCATCACCCAGAAACTCGACGCAGCCTGGGATCACGACTCGTTAACCACCTTGAAACTGATCTGTAACCTCCGTGGTGTTCGCGGTTCCGGTAAATCCGATAAGTCTGGGTTTTATACTTCCGCCATTTGGCTACATGGCCGCCACCCTAAGACCCTCGCTTGTAATCTCGCTACTTTCGCGGAATTTGGGTATTTTAAGGATTTTCCTGAGAttctgtttcggattttgggtTTGACCCACCCTGCCAAGATGACCCCGGTTAAACAATTCGGTCGACCTAGAGGCCCGTTTGCGGTTAAGAAGGGTAAGGGTAAGGTGAAGAAGGGTAAAAAGGGTAAGAAGTCTCAGGCGATGAAGGAGTTTAAAATCCGTGAGGCCGCGGATAAGCAGGCTGTAGAGAAGGAGGCCGCCGCGGAGTTACGACACAAGAAACAAGCCGATATGGCCAAGGCCGTCATTCTAAAGTTTAAGCATGATCCGGATTTTAGGTACCTTCATGAACGGGTGTCTGACTTTTTTGCGGGTCGTTTGAAGGAGGATCTGGTGGCGTTGAATGCCGGTGATCTTAGGAAGATCAGCTTGGCTGCCAAGTGGTGCCCGTCTTTGGACTCGTCCCTTGATCGCGCAACGCTTTTGTGTGAGGCGATTGCTAAAAAGTTGTTCCCCAAAGAGGAGTATGATGGTGTTGAGGACGTACATTATGCCTACCGGGTTAGGGAGAGGTTAAGGAAGGAGGTGTTAGTCCCGCTGCGAAAGGCGCTCGAGTTGCCAGAGATTTTCATGGGGGCCAAGAAGTGGGATCAGATTCCGTATAACAGAGTAGCATCTGTGGCTATGTCCAATTATAAGGAATTTTTCTTGAAGCATGATGAGGAGAGGTTTAATGGGTACTTGGAGTTGGTCAAGTCGGGTAAGGCTAAGATTGCTGCTGGGGCGCTACTGCCTCATGAGATTGTCGGGGCTGCGTTGAAGGGCGGTGACGATGGCGGTGCGGTGGCGGAGCTACAATGGAAGAGGATGGTGGAAGACTTGCTGAAGGAAGGGAATGGGAGTAAAATAGGGAATTGTATTGGGATATGTGATGTGTCTAGTTCGATGGAGGGTACTCCTATGGAAGTGTGTGTTTCTCTTGGGATACTGCTTTCGGAATTGTCCGAGGAGCCGTGGAAAGGGAAGGTGATCACATTCAGTGAAAATCCACAACTTCATATGATACAAGGGGATGACCTTTACTCTAAGGCGAATTTCATTAGAAAGATGAAATGGGGGATGAACACTAATTTCCTAAGGGTGCTTGAGTTGATCCTGTATGTGGCGGTCCATGCTAAGCTTAAGCCTGAGGAGATGGTGAAGAGGGTGTTTGTGTTCAGTGACATGGAGTTTGATAAAGCGGTTACTACAACTAGGAGGTGGGAGACTGATTATATGGCGATAGTGAGGAAGTTTGAGGAGAGTGGGTTTAAGGATGCAGTGCCAGAGATAGTATTCTGGAATTTGAGAGACTCGAAATCAACTCCTGTGACGAAGAAGCAGAAGGGGGTGGCATTGGTAAGTGGGTTTTCTAAGAATGCAATGAAGTTGTTCATGCAGGGTAAGCAGGGTGATCCTCAGGCTGTTATGGATGATGCTCTTTCTGGGAAGGAGTATGACAATCTTGTTGTTCTCGACTAA